The Naumovozyma dairenensis CBS 421 chromosome 8, complete genome genomic sequence atgaagatctCTTGCGATGACCCTTCATGAATGGAATTGAACTACTTATACTTGCTCCTTTCAATTGTAATGATATTCTTCTATCATGATGGGAAATATGTCCATGTTTAtcattcatcatcattgcTGTGGGGAACTTCAACTTAGTATTATTCGTTGTcataaataatgaaggCGTTGTTGGAGTTAATGGTTGtaaagaagatatatttGATGGAGGATACATGTGTGGGATCGTTAATGTTTGTCTTCTTAGCGGTGATGGAGCAATTGGGCATGGGGTTTCTGAAGGAATTGGATTGGAGTTCATTTTATTAGGTGATGACATTGGAGTTGGTGAAGATGCTGAAGAAAAACATGATGAGGACGTAGACGTGAacgatgacgatgacgCAAACGATGAGGAGGATGATATAGATGCAGCGATAGATTTCCTTCCATCATTACTAAATTTCCTTccaataaagaaagaagaagaatttgacTCGTTGATTGGTATGTTGTTAATGCAAAAATCATCCATTGAAGGagtttgaatatttatatcattaaaattgGTTAATGCCAATTGGAATTCTTGAGATTGATAGAATTCATCTAATTGTAATtggtattgatatttttttaaagctagtaatattttattacttACCTTTAATCTAGTAAAAGCGGATGGATTTCTCTTGTGACCTTTACCTGCTTGACCTTGCTGTTGTTGCGGTGGTGATGTTTGATCTCCTagatatttgaatttaaaggTTGAAGGATATTGGTCTTCGTTtgttattaaattcaaaagagACTTAGCGATGTCGTTATTGAATACTGAAGGATGATTATCAAGatcattaaaattttcCCATTTATTTGAATCGTGATAATTTAGTGCCAAGataattaatttgattCCAGTTTGGGcaattgaataattatcataattaaatgatgaattttcatcaaatgcTATTAATTCACATAACATTAGTGTGCCTAGTTTAACTTCGTTGACATTTATACttgatttcaaagatttaatTTCAGAAATCATTGTATTAGTGTTTGAAGACGATGCTGGAtccatattattttccatgAATAATAGAAGATCAATGAATGAATCAAAAGTAGGTGATGAGCATAGAGACCAATTTAGCGCTTTTAAAAGATGGAACTCCATCTTTTTAAATTGCGTTACTGAATATTGATTACAACATAGACTTTGTAAAACTTTTAACGTAGCGCAACGATTTTTAGCATCCCAAAATTTGGAACTTATCCAAAGAGCAGTTAAGGCCAATAGTTGATAGTCACAACTTTTAATTATGTATTTAGATGCGTATCTATCTAAGATATCGAAAGCTAAAAATAAAGTGGATGCAGACAGATTTAATCTTGTATGACTataaaagatgaaatcGAATATTAAGAATCTCATTTTAGAATTAATTTGAGGTTGAGTTTgaaaattcaagatattaATCTTAAACTcttggaaatttttcagatcTAATAAATGAGTTAAATGCTGAGGACCATATTCTATAATGGAAGAATGATGACATTGTAATTCACGTAATACTAAATTAGGAGTCTGCGACTTAATTGTGGCATTATTCCGTCTTATTTGAGAGAGCATCATCATATTAGGATAATTAGAAGTAGCATTAGCACTAGTTGTGAAGTTGTTTCCTCTGGAATTTGTAGCATggttattaatattattattattattattgttgttgttgttgttgctgttgttgctattgttgctgttgttgttgttgttgtaacTGCCGATTTGTTCAGCTTGATGTGTCGTTgaattcataataatatgttaGAAAGTGAAAATGCCTTAGTATCTAAATGAGATGAGatgggaaaaaaaatgggGACATATGATGGAAAATGCAAATGtgatataaatataaaatggGTCGTTATTAAGAAGCAAACTCTTTAGCGAACgatatatgatatgattaatattattagtattagaACCAGTctaagaaaataatgttaaAATGCAGGGTttaatagaaataaataaaaggaatggtgttttttttttattgcaacaacaacaataataattgattttaattgaGATAGAATGGTGATCTATTTGAACTCAATTGTGTCCTCAAGccaattttttaaattcaatattttttaaatttcacaagattattaaaacaaatatattcaaataaagaaaactaTGAAATCAGCCTTatcatattattaaatagatatatataaatgaaaaaaatatataccaCTCGAAAAAAAACCAAatcaaattggaaaatcAAAGTTAGGTTATTTACAATGGAGTTCAATGACAGGTAATTTGACTGCATCAATTTAAGTGGACAATACTAAGCCTGTGGAAAGGAAAACCTTCAAAGTTAAGGTTGATAAAGCCACGaggaattgaaagataataGACTTTTCAATGGTTCCCCTTTTTCCAAGGTACTGTAATTTGCACCTAGTATTGTGAGAATTGCTAAGAATTTACAGGCTGTTATCTTGATAACTATTCACCTCTAAGGTTTTCCCCAGGAGATGTTGTAACAGTTGTAGAAAGAATCAATACGTAACTAAGTAAAGCCCTAGAAAGGAAAGTTCTCTCTCTGTGAGAAAGTAATCAAACAAGTAGAGTGCGTACagcaaatatttttcataacAA encodes the following:
- the CLN3 gene encoding cyclin CLN3 (similar to Saccharomyces cerevisiae CLN3 (YAL040C); ancestral locus Anc_7.36), which codes for MNSTTHQAEQIGSYNNNNNSNNSNNSNNNNNNNNNNNINNHATNSRGNNFTTSANATSNYPNMMMLSQIRRNNATIKSQTPNLVLRELQCHHSSIIEYGPQHLTHLLDLKNFQEFKINILNFQTQPQINSKMRFLIFDFIFYSHTRLNLSASTLFLAFDILDRYASKYIIKSCDYQLLALTALWISSKFWDAKNRCATLKVLQSLCCNQYSVTQFKKMEFHLLKALNWSLCSSPTFDSFIDLLLFMENNMDPASSSNTNTMISEIKSLKSSINVNEVKLGTLMLCELIAFDENSSFNYDNYSIAQTGIKLIILALNYHDSNKWENFNDLDNHPSVFNNDIAKSLLNLITNEDQYPSTFKFKYLGDQTSPPQQQQGQAGKGHKRNPSAFTRLKVSNKILLALKKYQYQLQLDEFYQSQEFQLALTNFNDINIQTPSMDDFCINNIPINESNSSSFFIGRKFSNDGRKSIAASISSSSSFASSSSFTSTSSSCFSSASSPTPMSSPNKMNSNPIPSETPCPIAPSPLRRQTLTIPHMYPPSNISSLQPLTPTTPSLFMTTNNTKLKFPTAMMMNDKHGHISHHDRRISLQLKGASISSSIPFMKGHRKRSSSSMDVAFNDANDFKGYKRVYSQNNTSK